A single Limanda limanda chromosome 19, fLimLim1.1, whole genome shotgun sequence DNA region contains:
- the thrb gene encoding thyroid hormone receptor beta isoform X1, with protein sequence MSEPAENCSPPWKDEAIQNGYIPSYLDKDELCVVCGDKATGYHYRCITCEGCKGFFRRTIQKNLNPTYACKYEGKCVIDKVTRNQCQECRFKKCIVVGMATDLVLNDSKRLAKRKLIEENRERRRKEEQQKTVWDRLEPTQEEWDVIRMVTDAHMSTNAQGNHWKQKRKFLVEEAMLLNEITCNLFYTSDQSAAGVKEDKPEEIGQASMANTPEGNKVDIEAFSQFTKIITPAITRVVDFAKKLPMFCELPCEDQIILLKGCCMEIMSLRAAVRYDPESETLTLNGEMAVTRGQLKNGGLGVVSDAIFDLGVSLSSFNLDDSEVALLQAVILLSSDRPGLSSVERIERCQEEFLLAFEHYINYRKHKLAHFWPKLLMKVTDLRMIGACHASRFLHMKVECPTELFPPLFLEVFED encoded by the exons AGCCAGCAGAAAATTGCTCCCCCCCCTGGAAAGATGAGGCCATTCAAAATG GGTACATACCAAGTTACCTGGACAAGGATGAGCTATGTGTAGTGTGCGGGGACAAAGCCACAGGCTACCACTATCGCTGCATTACCTGTGAAGGTTGTAAG GGTTTCTTCAGGCGGACGATCCAGAAGAATCTCAACCCGACCTATGCTTGCAAGTATGAGGGGAAATGTGTCATCGACAAAGTGACCAGGAATCAGTGCCAGGAATGTCGCTTCAAGAAGTGCATCGTGGTGGGCATGGCGACCGACT TGGTGTTGAACGACAGCAAGCGGTTGGCCAAGCGCAAGCTAATCGAGGAGAACCGGGAGCGCCGTcggaaggaggagcagcagaagacGGTGTGGGACCGCCTGGAGCCCACCCAGGAGGAGTGGGACGTCATCCGCATGGTGACTGACGCCCATATGTCCACGAATGCCCAGGGAAACCACTGGAAGCAGAAGCGGAAATTCCTG GTCGAGGAAGCTATGCTTCTTAatgaaataacatgtaatttatTCTATACTTCTGACCAGAGTGCAGCGGGGGTGAAGGAAGATAAG CCTGAGGAAATTGGTCAAGCGTCCATGGCAAATACACCTGAAGGAAACAAAGTGGATATAGAAGCCTTCAGTCAGTTTACAAAAATTATCACCCCTGCCATAACCCGAGTGGTGGACTTTGCCAAAAAACTGCCTATGTTTTGTGAG CTGCCTTGTGAAGACCAGATCATTCTGTTGAAAGGCTGCTGCATGGAGATCATGTCGCTGCGAGCTGCTGTTCGCTACGATCCTGAGAGCGAGACTCTCACGCTGAACGGGGAGATGGCGGTCACACGGGGTCAGCTTAAGAACGGAGGCCTGGGCGTTGTCTCAGACGCCATCTTCGACCTTGGCGTGTCGCTGTCCTCCTTTAACTTGGACGACTCTGAGGTGGCTCTTCTTCAGGCGGTCATCCTGCTTTCATCCG ATCGGCCCGGTCTGAGTAGTGTGGAGCGGATCGAGCGCTGCCAAGAGGAGTTCCTGCTGGCCTTTGAACATTACATCAACTACCGCAAACACAAATTGGCACATTTCTGGCCCAAGCTGCTAATGAAGGTGACGGACCTGCGGATGATCGGCGCCTGCCACGCCAGCCGATTCCTCCACATGAAAGTGGAGTGTCCCACCGAGCtattccctcctctcttcctggaGGTCTTCGAGGACTGA
- the thrb gene encoding thyroid hormone receptor beta isoform X2 translates to MSEPAENCSPPWKDEAIQNGYIPSYLDKDELCVVCGDKATGYHYRCITCEGCKGFFRRTIQKNLNPTYACKYEGKCVIDKVTRNQCQECRFKKCIVVGMATDLVLNDSKRLAKRKLIEENRERRRKEEQQKTVWDRLEPTQEEWDVIRMVTDAHMSTNAQGNHWKQKRKFLSAAGVKEDKPEEIGQASMANTPEGNKVDIEAFSQFTKIITPAITRVVDFAKKLPMFCELPCEDQIILLKGCCMEIMSLRAAVRYDPESETLTLNGEMAVTRGQLKNGGLGVVSDAIFDLGVSLSSFNLDDSEVALLQAVILLSSDRPGLSSVERIERCQEEFLLAFEHYINYRKHKLAHFWPKLLMKVTDLRMIGACHASRFLHMKVECPTELFPPLFLEVFED, encoded by the exons AGCCAGCAGAAAATTGCTCCCCCCCCTGGAAAGATGAGGCCATTCAAAATG GGTACATACCAAGTTACCTGGACAAGGATGAGCTATGTGTAGTGTGCGGGGACAAAGCCACAGGCTACCACTATCGCTGCATTACCTGTGAAGGTTGTAAG GGTTTCTTCAGGCGGACGATCCAGAAGAATCTCAACCCGACCTATGCTTGCAAGTATGAGGGGAAATGTGTCATCGACAAAGTGACCAGGAATCAGTGCCAGGAATGTCGCTTCAAGAAGTGCATCGTGGTGGGCATGGCGACCGACT TGGTGTTGAACGACAGCAAGCGGTTGGCCAAGCGCAAGCTAATCGAGGAGAACCGGGAGCGCCGTcggaaggaggagcagcagaagacGGTGTGGGACCGCCTGGAGCCCACCCAGGAGGAGTGGGACGTCATCCGCATGGTGACTGACGCCCATATGTCCACGAATGCCCAGGGAAACCACTGGAAGCAGAAGCGGAAATTCCTG AGTGCAGCGGGGGTGAAGGAAGATAAG CCTGAGGAAATTGGTCAAGCGTCCATGGCAAATACACCTGAAGGAAACAAAGTGGATATAGAAGCCTTCAGTCAGTTTACAAAAATTATCACCCCTGCCATAACCCGAGTGGTGGACTTTGCCAAAAAACTGCCTATGTTTTGTGAG CTGCCTTGTGAAGACCAGATCATTCTGTTGAAAGGCTGCTGCATGGAGATCATGTCGCTGCGAGCTGCTGTTCGCTACGATCCTGAGAGCGAGACTCTCACGCTGAACGGGGAGATGGCGGTCACACGGGGTCAGCTTAAGAACGGAGGCCTGGGCGTTGTCTCAGACGCCATCTTCGACCTTGGCGTGTCGCTGTCCTCCTTTAACTTGGACGACTCTGAGGTGGCTCTTCTTCAGGCGGTCATCCTGCTTTCATCCG ATCGGCCCGGTCTGAGTAGTGTGGAGCGGATCGAGCGCTGCCAAGAGGAGTTCCTGCTGGCCTTTGAACATTACATCAACTACCGCAAACACAAATTGGCACATTTCTGGCCCAAGCTGCTAATGAAGGTGACGGACCTGCGGATGATCGGCGCCTGCCACGCCAGCCGATTCCTCCACATGAAAGTGGAGTGTCCCACCGAGCtattccctcctctcttcctggaGGTCTTCGAGGACTGA
- the nr1d2b gene encoding nuclear receptor subfamily 1 group D member 2b: MDATKAGGVIAYISSSSPESCISDSSGSYQSSSPPPGTSPGCRQLGQPADPTLPAGGQNNPAPKTGRSSSVKCGITKINGLVLLCKVCGDVASGFHYGVHACEGCKGFFRRSIQQNIQYKKCLKNDSCPIMRINRNRCQQCRFKKCLMVGMSRDSVRFGRIPKREKQRMLLEMQSAMNNMMNNSQLQNQLHSSQTLPIAKPLPASATEPTSEHTGPGPAPSRSQSSLLCSSPSDSSSDPQPTVAMDISPSSASISAPDSGEEEVIGTLTRAHQETFMYNQEQSNLMAEAPATTGPLDSGSDQNAANCWKEEQQEAWNHHHNMATMAAQDPSSSLGPKGPEDNSTNQCPFRLSRSSSSHCPAYAHGAFRAPVAEDPSNGGPSGLQWREGRRMHLVCPMNTSPHVDPQKSGHEVWEEFAHSFTPAVREVVEFGKKIPGFRDLSQHDQVSLLKAGTFEVLVVRFACLFDVKDRTVTFLGGTKYSVDTLRAMGSSDLLNSMFDFSEKLSNLGLSEEEMSLFTAVVLVSADRSGIENVNSVEMLQETLIRALRSLITKNHPNESAIFTKLLLKLPDLRSLNNMHSEQLLAFKVHS; encoded by the exons ATGGACGCGACCAAAGCTG GAGGCGTAATAGCCTACATCAGCTCGTCCAGCCCGGAGTCCTGCATCAGCGACTCCTCCGGCAGCTACCAGTCGTCCTCCCCACCACCTGGCACCTCACCAGGCTGCCGCCAGCTCGGTCAGCCGGCTGACCCCACACTCCCTGCCGGTGGCCAAAACAATCCAGCTCCAAAGACTGGACGCTCCTCCTCTGTAAAATGTGGGATCACAA AAATCAATGGCCTGGTGCTGCTGTGTAAGGTCTGCGGTGATGTGGCGTCTGGTTTCCACTACGGCGTCCATGCCTGTGAGGGCTGCAAG GGCTTCTTCAGGAGGAGCATCCAGCAGAACATCCAATACAAGAAGTGCCTTAAGAACGACAGCTGCCCCATCATGAGGATCAACAGGAACCGCTGCCAGCAGTGCCGCTTTAAGAAATGCCTGATGGTGGGGATGTCCAGAGACT CCGTGCGCTTTGGCCGAATCCCGAAGCGGGAGAAACAGCGCATGCTGCTGGAGATGCAAAGTGCCATGAACAACATGATGAACAACAGTCAGCTGCAAAACCAGTTGCACAGCAGCCAGACGCTACCTATCGCCAAGCCGCTGCCGGCCAGTGCCACAGAACCTACCTCAGAGCACACCGGCCCCGGCCCGGCCCCCTCCCGCTCTCAATCCTCCTTGCTTTGCTCTAGCCCTTCAGACTCCAGCTCAGACCCCCAGCCCACCGTGGCTATGGACATCAGCCCCAGCTCAGCCTCAATAAGTGCGCCTGACagcggggaggaggaggtgattgGAACATTGACCAGGGCCCACCAGGAGACCTTCATGTACAACCAGGAGCAGAGTAACCTAATGGCCGAGGCCCCGGCCACCACCGGCCCCCTGGATAGCGGCTCTGATCAAAACGCAGCTAACTGCTGgaaggaagagcagcaggaggcctgGAACCACCACCACAATATGGCCACCATGGCAGCACAGGACCCCTCCTCCAGCTTGGGCCCCAAGGGTCCAGAGGACAACAGCACCAACCAATGTCCCTTCAGACTGTCCAGAAGCAGCTCCAGCCACTGTCCAGCCTACGCACACGGAGCCTTCAGAGCTCCAGTTGCAGAGGACCCATCCAACGGCGGCCCCAGTGGGCTTCAGTGGAGAGAAGGCCGACGGATGCATCTG GTTTGTCCGATGAACACTTCTCCTCACGTGGACCCACAGAAATCTGGCCACGAGGTGTGGGAGGAGTTCGCCCACAGCTTCACCCCCGCCGTCAGGGAGGTGGTGGAGTTTGGCAAGAAGATCCCAGGCTTCAGAGATCTGTCCCAGCATGACCAGGTCAGCCTGCTGAAGGCTGGCACGTTTGAG GTGCTCGTGGTCCGTTTCGCTTGTCTCTTTGACGTGAAGGACCGAACCGTAACCTTTCTGGGTGGGACGAAGTACAGCGTGGACACTCTGAGGGCCATGGGCTCCAGCGACCTCCTCAACTCCATGTTTGACTTCAGTGAGAAGCTCAGCAACCTGGGCctcagtgaggaggagatgagccTCTTCACTGCCGTGGTCCTGGTCTCTGCAG ATCGCTCAGGCATCGAGAACGTGAACTCTGTGGAGATGCTGCAGGAGACGCTGATCCGTGCACTGCGGAGCCTCATCACCAAGAACCACCCCAACGAGTCGGCCATCTTCAccaagctgctgctcaaactgcCCGACCTGCGCTCGCTCAACAATATGCACTCAGAGCAGCTGCTGGCCTTCAAGGTCCATTCCTGA